From Bacteroidota bacterium, the proteins below share one genomic window:
- a CDS encoding radical SAM protein, with protein MNINYSEPLFRPPSEAYSLILQLTLGCSWNRCSFCEMYSSKKFQVRQAEDVLQEIENISKYSPNYRKIFLADGNAMVLSAKKLMTILDSLNNNFSKIARVSAYALPKDINSKSLDELIELKNAGLKLLYVGIETGDDNLLKIINKGETYNSTIDGLIKARKAGIKLSVMILNGLGGKKHSENHAINSAKIVNQIEPEFLSTLVLSYPFGVEHYIKKFQDKFVQLSKFELIEEMQIFIENLNLKNTVFRSDHASNYLILKGILNRDKAKLLSDINKVLINPENSDLREEWMRGL; from the coding sequence ATGAACATTAATTATTCAGAACCATTATTTCGTCCACCCAGCGAGGCTTATTCATTGATTTTGCAGCTTACGCTTGGTTGTTCGTGGAACAGATGCTCTTTTTGCGAGATGTATTCTTCAAAAAAGTTTCAAGTTAGACAAGCTGAAGATGTACTTCAAGAAATTGAAAATATATCTAAGTATTCCCCAAATTATCGAAAAATATTTCTTGCCGATGGAAATGCTATGGTTCTGTCAGCAAAAAAATTAATGACGATTTTAGATTCTTTAAATAACAATTTCTCAAAAATAGCAAGAGTTTCAGCCTATGCTCTCCCAAAAGATATTAACTCGAAATCGCTGGATGAACTCATTGAATTGAAAAATGCCGGATTAAAATTGCTCTATGTAGGAATAGAAACCGGTGATGATAATTTGCTGAAAATCATAAATAAAGGCGAAACTTATAATTCTACAATTGATGGACTTATAAAAGCCCGAAAAGCCGGAATAAAACTTTCTGTTATGATTTTGAATGGTTTAGGCGGAAAAAAGCACTCAGAAAATCACGCTATAAATTCTGCAAAAATTGTAAATCAGATCGAACCCGAATTTCTTTCAACTTTAGTTTTAAGCTACCCGTTTGGAGTTGAGCATTATATCAAAAAATTTCAGGATAAATTTGTTCAGCTTTCTAAATTTGAATTGATTGAAGAAATGCAAATATTTATAGAAAATCTAAATCTGAAAAATACTGTTTTTCGCAGCGACCATGCCTCAAACTATCTGATTTTAAAAGGTATATTAAACAGAGACAAAGCCAAATTACTTTCAGATATAAACAAAGTGCTGATAAATCCGGAAAATTCAGATTTGCGTGAGGAATGGATGCGGGGCTTGTAA
- a CDS encoding GIY-YIG nuclease family protein, which yields MYAIIDIETTGGSFRQEKITEIAIYVHDGEKVINEFSSLLNPERYIPQYITKITGITNEMVADAPKFFEIAKTVFELTENCIFVAHNVSFDYNFVKKEFKELGFDYHRDQLCTVKLSRKLLPGKPSYSLGNLCKSLRISNNARHRAAGDALATVSLFEILLSADKNANNSIPVQINDSVKKKILSSEKELIKNLPNETGIYYFYNYKNEIIYVGKSKDIYKRVLSHFQNNSSRRAIEMKENTSSIDCEVTGNELIALLKESSEIKKHKPLYNRAQRRTFHNYGIYNFVDGNDYIQLKIDKNKSDDVPITSFSSQVKATKFLSEAVEKHILCQKLSGLYQSKESCFQYGINKCLGACIGKEQPASYNVRAEAFIKSFDYDHHSFFIIDKGRHAEEKALVKIEKGKYIGFGYTDINLFSQNIEYLSDCIKPYEDNRDIKLIINSYLKKGKAERILRF from the coding sequence ATGTATGCAATTATTGATATAGAAACAACAGGCGGGAGTTTTAGGCAAGAAAAGATAACAGAAATTGCCATTTATGTTCACGATGGTGAAAAAGTAATTAACGAATTTTCTAGTCTTTTGAATCCCGAAAGGTATATCCCTCAATATATTACAAAAATTACTGGTATAACTAACGAAATGGTTGCAGATGCACCAAAGTTTTTCGAAATTGCAAAAACTGTTTTTGAGCTTACAGAAAACTGCATATTTGTTGCTCATAATGTTAGTTTCGATTATAATTTTGTAAAGAAAGAATTTAAAGAACTTGGTTTCGATTATCACAGAGACCAGTTGTGCACAGTGAAACTTAGCAGAAAATTGCTTCCCGGAAAACCATCCTACAGTCTTGGAAATTTGTGTAAGTCATTAAGAATATCTAATAATGCCAGGCATAGAGCAGCAGGCGATGCATTAGCTACTGTAAGCTTGTTTGAGATTTTATTATCGGCAGATAAAAATGCAAATAACTCAATTCCTGTCCAGATAAATGATTCTGTAAAAAAGAAAATTCTAAGTTCAGAAAAAGAGCTAATAAAAAATTTACCTAACGAAACAGGAATTTACTATTTCTACAATTATAAAAACGAGATTATTTATGTTGGCAAAAGCAAAGATATTTACAAACGCGTGTTGAGCCATTTCCAGAACAATAGTTCGAGGCGAGCCATTGAGATGAAAGAAAATACTTCTTCCATTGATTGTGAAGTTACAGGAAACGAATTGATTGCTCTTTTAAAAGAGTCTTCCGAAATTAAAAAGCATAAACCTTTGTATAACAGAGCTCAGCGCCGAACTTTTCACAATTATGGGATTTATAATTTTGTAGATGGAAACGACTATATACAACTCAAAATTGACAAAAACAAAAGCGATGACGTGCCAATCACAAGTTTCTCGTCTCAGGTGAAAGCCACTAAATTCCTTTCGGAAGCAGTTGAAAAACATATTCTTTGTCAGAAATTGTCGGGTTTATATCAAAGCAAAGAATCGTGTTTTCAATACGGCATAAATAAATGCTTGGGAGCTTGCATAGGCAAGGAGCAGCCTGCAAGCTATAATGTTAGAGCAGAGGCTTTTATAAAATCCTTCGATTACGATCACCATAGTTTTTTCATAATCGACAAAGGCAGGCATGCTGAAGAAAAAGCCTTAGTCAAAATAGAAAAGGGAAAATATATTGGTTTTGGATACACCGACATAAACCTTTTTAGCCAAAATATTGAGTACCTGAGCGATTGCATAAAACCATATGAAGACAATCGCGATATTAAACTTATTATTAATTCTTATTTGAAAAAGGGAAAAGCTGAGAGGATTTTGCGGTTTTGA
- a CDS encoding glycosyltransferase family 4 protein: MRIGIIIGRIGGVDGVALETEKWIEIFNRMGHETYILSGQFQERKLDAKNETLMVEMSFFSPESYWGQKKAFHHPEVNIEELLEHIEFYSDNIGNKIVEWANENKIDIILSENASALPAHLEMGLGIKKAVIKLGIPTITHDHDFAWERGGRYVSPHNAINEIVACDFPLRLPNVFHAVINLHGQKTLKERFNRDSVVVPNVMNFDIPFGQLSHNNQFLKRDLGLSENDMILSQITRIVRRKGIEVAIKLISLLDDKNIKLVITGSQADDEGAIYYNELIDLIHQLKIPRQVIFASHIVNNYGLSSGNTRTYSLSDAYAHSRACTYFSTYEGFGNAFVEAILSKTAIFVNNYKPVYMPDIGSKGFKTVMLEDNNLTDKAVADMKEIIYNEKLNKEITEYNFMLGKKHFSYDTLQEKLELLLEKAKAL; encoded by the coding sequence ATGAGAATAGGAATAATAATAGGTAGAATTGGTGGAGTTGACGGAGTTGCACTGGAAACGGAAAAATGGATAGAAATTTTTAATCGAATGGGGCACGAAACCTACATTCTTTCCGGACAATTTCAAGAAAGAAAATTAGACGCAAAAAATGAAACACTTATGGTAGAAATGTCGTTTTTTTCTCCTGAAAGCTATTGGGGGCAAAAAAAAGCATTTCATCATCCGGAAGTAAATATTGAAGAACTTCTTGAGCATATTGAATTTTATTCTGATAATATTGGAAATAAAATTGTAGAGTGGGCAAACGAAAACAAAATAGATATCATTCTCTCGGAAAATGCATCAGCATTGCCTGCACATCTCGAAATGGGGCTGGGAATAAAAAAAGCTGTTATTAAGCTTGGAATACCAACTATCACTCACGACCACGATTTTGCATGGGAAAGGGGCGGAAGATATGTTTCACCTCACAATGCAATCAATGAAATTGTTGCATGCGATTTCCCTTTACGACTACCTAATGTTTTTCATGCGGTAATTAATCTTCATGGTCAGAAAACATTGAAAGAAAGATTTAACAGAGATTCAGTAGTTGTACCAAATGTAATGAATTTTGATATTCCATTCGGACAATTAAGTCATAACAATCAGTTTTTGAAAAGAGATTTGGGACTTTCTGAAAACGATATGATTCTGTCGCAAATCACAAGAATTGTTCGCCGAAAAGGAATTGAGGTGGCTATAAAACTAATTTCACTTCTTGACGATAAAAATATCAAACTTGTGATAACAGGTAGCCAAGCCGACGATGAAGGTGCTATTTATTACAATGAACTAATCGACCTTATTCATCAATTGAAAATTCCTCGTCAGGTAATTTTTGCATCGCATATTGTGAATAATTATGGTTTGTCGAGCGGAAATACAAGAACCTATTCATTATCTGATGCTTATGCTCATTCACGTGCATGTACATATTTCAGTACATACGAAGGATTTGGAAATGCTTTTGTTGAGGCAATTTTATCGAAAACCGCCATTTTTGTAAATAATTACAAGCCTGTTTATATGCCCGATATTGGAAGCAAAGGTTTCAAAACTGTAATGTTGGAAGACAATAATCTTACCGACAAAGCTGTGGCAGATATGAAAGAGATAATTTACAACGAAAAATTGAATAAAGAAATTACAGAATATAATTTTATGCTTGGGAAAAAGCATTTTTCGTATGACACACTTCAAGAAAAATTGGAACTGTTATTAGAAAAAGCAAAAGCTTTATAG
- a CDS encoding prolyl oligopeptidase family serine peptidase, with amino-acid sequence MQKNNVLKGIILLVFMFFMNNSFSQKNKLAYRDILNVNADTSLLKLLTIDGPNGPILNPDFEYIDNIRIERLLYFSDTNLISGYLVFPTNSGKLPCIIYNRDGFGKFGMITDEFAMKELATIASWGYLVIASQYRGSGSDEGIDEFGGNDINDVLTLIDVLKQVNEADTTKIGMYGWHRGGMMTYLALSKTDKIKAAFVGGGLSDLLYNAMAGNDSVETVYPEIIPDFISISEEAMKQRSAVYFCENICKTTSILLLHGTADSLAAPQTVLNLSGEFLKNKIPHKLIMYEGGTNKLPEYKKEVNMEIKKWFHKYLKN; translated from the coding sequence ATGCAGAAAAATAATGTTTTAAAAGGAATTATCTTACTTGTTTTCATGTTTTTTATGAATAATAGTTTTAGTCAAAAAAACAAATTAGCATACAGAGATATTTTAAATGTAAATGCTGATACTTCTTTATTGAAACTTCTCACTATCGACGGACCTAATGGCCCAATTTTAAACCCTGATTTTGAGTATATCGACAACATTAGAATTGAAAGATTATTATATTTTTCAGATACAAATTTAATTAGCGGCTATCTTGTATTTCCAACAAATTCTGGCAAGTTACCGTGTATAATTTACAATAGAGATGGTTTTGGTAAATTTGGTATGATTACAGACGAATTTGCCATGAAAGAATTAGCAACCATTGCAAGTTGGGGATACCTTGTAATTGCAAGTCAATATAGAGGATCTGGTAGTGATGAAGGTATTGATGAATTTGGAGGAAATGATATTAATGATGTCCTTACATTGATTGATGTATTAAAACAAGTTAATGAAGCTGACACTACAAAAATTGGAATGTACGGTTGGCATAGAGGCGGAATGATGACTTATTTAGCATTAAGCAAAACAGATAAGATAAAAGCTGCATTCGTAGGTGGTGGATTGTCAGATTTGTTGTATAATGCAATGGCTGGAAATGATAGTGTAGAAACCGTTTATCCGGAAATTATCCCCGATTTTATTTCAATTTCAGAAGAAGCAATGAAACAACGGTCTGCTGTTTACTTTTGTGAAAATATTTGTAAAACTACATCCATTTTACTATTGCATGGAACTGCCGATAGTTTGGCAGCACCACAAACGGTTTTGAATCTTTCTGGCGAGTTTTTGAAAAATAAAATTCCGCACAAACTGATTATGTACGAAGGTGGTACCAATAAATTACCAGAGTATAAAAAAGAAGTTAATATGGAAATAAAGAAGTGGTTTCACAAATATCTGAAAAATTGA
- a CDS encoding peptidase S41 has translation MKLVRFLLVVLLFVFKISVAQVNTANSLVKWYSYPSISPDGKTIVFSNNGDLFKVSVEGGQAQQLTSNVAYDYKPIWSNDNEKIVFASNRHGNFDVFVISKNGGVPNRLTYYSGDDFPCDFNNDNSGIIFSSNRIDNSSSLLHHRLPELYEVEIDGGNPRKIFDIPAIDAKFTRNGELLFDELKGFEDKFRKHHTTSITRDIWIRKNDGTFKKLTNFVGEDRNAIQIGDDNFYFLSEQSGSFNVFKSSLSKPNESKQITKFSTYPIRNMSVSDNGTMCFSYNGDVYTQIENGAPNKIDIKIFSDKSLQEKLLFVKSGASEIMPSPNGKEIFFIYRGEVFVTTVDGTLTKQITKTPEKERSLDVSPDGRSIVYAGERNNSWNLYTAALVLENEKYFVTASELSEEPLLVTNSETFQPIFSPDGKEVAFLEERTVLKVIEIKSKKIRVIHDGANNFSYADGDQHFEWSPDGKWFLIEFFPTGFWTPEIGLISSTGKEPILNLSKSGFDDFSPNWTQDGEMLFWMSNKQGLKSVANSGFAEVDIFGMFLNKKSFDKFNLSKEEFGLIDDKDKKKDDSKDKKDEKEKKKKDKEKELTPVKIDFSGLTERKKKLTIFSANISDAVVTKKAGKLLYFAKIEKAYDLWQTDLRTKETKLLTKFKGGPGKIFLDKDEKHLLVLSNGKISKVDLSNGKKKPVQINGEMLLDESAERLYLFDHISRQVEKKFLFPDMEGIEWENYSENYRQFIPNLTNNYDFKDILSELLGELNVSHTGARYRTANSKADKTASFGVFYNQNYEGQGFQIEQIMEGSPLVKNNSKIKEGTIIEKIDGVEISKDINYFTLLNRKAGKTMILSLFDANEKSRWTEKIKPISLAQEDMLEYKRWIKRNRDIVHKLSDGKIGYMHVKSMSDQSFREFIEDVLGEEIDKKALIVDTRFNTGGDLVDDLTTFLSGEKYMEFKYPGKNLGFESRKRWTKPSLMLVAEANYSDAHCVPVAYSDLGIGKTVGMPVPGTCSFVWWERLQNGIVFGIPNMAVTNIDGEILENKQFVPDFVVKNEFEKITKGIDQQILKAVEELLKEIE, from the coding sequence ATGAAATTAGTAAGATTCTTACTCGTAGTTTTATTATTTGTATTTAAAATTTCCGTGGCACAGGTAAATACCGCCAATTCATTGGTAAAGTGGTATAGTTATCCTTCAATCTCGCCTGATGGAAAAACAATAGTTTTTTCTAACAATGGCGATTTGTTTAAAGTTTCGGTTGAGGGTGGTCAGGCACAGCAACTTACCTCAAATGTTGCATATGACTATAAACCGATTTGGTCGAACGACAATGAAAAAATTGTGTTTGCGTCAAACCGGCATGGCAATTTCGATGTATTTGTAATTTCAAAAAATGGAGGAGTTCCTAATAGACTTACATATTATTCTGGTGATGATTTTCCTTGCGATTTTAATAATGATAATTCGGGCATAATTTTTAGCTCAAATCGTATAGATAATTCAAGCTCTTTATTGCATCATCGACTACCGGAATTGTATGAAGTTGAAATAGATGGAGGAAATCCAAGAAAAATATTTGACATCCCGGCCATTGATGCTAAATTTACAAGAAATGGCGAATTATTATTCGACGAACTAAAAGGCTTTGAAGACAAATTCAGAAAGCATCACACAACATCCATTACTCGCGATATTTGGATTCGAAAAAATGATGGAACTTTTAAAAAATTGACAAATTTTGTTGGCGAAGATAGAAATGCAATTCAAATTGGAGATGATAATTTTTATTTTTTATCAGAACAGTCAGGGAGTTTTAATGTATTCAAATCGTCCCTTTCAAAACCAAACGAAAGCAAACAAATCACTAAATTTTCGACTTATCCTATCAGAAATATGAGTGTTTCAGACAATGGAACAATGTGTTTTAGTTATAATGGCGATGTTTATACACAAATAGAAAATGGAGCTCCTAACAAAATTGATATTAAAATATTTTCAGACAAAAGTTTGCAGGAAAAACTTCTATTTGTAAAGAGTGGAGCCAGCGAAATAATGCCTTCACCCAATGGCAAAGAAATATTTTTCATATATCGTGGAGAAGTATTTGTTACTACGGTTGATGGAACTTTAACAAAGCAAATTACAAAAACGCCTGAAAAGGAGAGAAGCCTTGATGTAAGCCCTGATGGGCGTTCTATAGTTTATGCCGGCGAAAGAAACAATTCATGGAATTTATACACAGCAGCCTTGGTTCTCGAAAACGAAAAATATTTTGTTACTGCCAGCGAACTCTCAGAAGAACCATTACTTGTAACAAATTCGGAGACTTTTCAACCGATATTTTCTCCTGATGGAAAAGAAGTTGCATTTCTCGAAGAACGAACTGTGTTGAAAGTAATTGAAATTAAATCAAAGAAAATCAGAGTAATTCACGATGGTGCAAATAATTTTTCGTATGCCGATGGCGATCAGCATTTTGAGTGGAGTCCTGATGGAAAATGGTTTTTAATTGAATTTTTCCCAACAGGTTTTTGGACACCGGAAATAGGATTGATTAGTTCAACAGGAAAAGAACCAATTCTAAATTTATCGAAAAGCGGGTTTGATGATTTCTCACCAAATTGGACACAAGACGGAGAGATGCTTTTTTGGATGTCGAACAAACAAGGTTTAAAAAGTGTAGCAAATAGTGGTTTTGCCGAAGTAGATATTTTTGGGATGTTCCTAAACAAAAAGTCCTTCGATAAATTTAATCTTAGCAAAGAAGAGTTTGGATTGATTGACGATAAAGACAAGAAAAAGGATGATAGCAAAGATAAAAAGGACGAAAAAGAAAAGAAGAAAAAAGATAAAGAAAAGGAACTTACTCCAGTGAAAATCGACTTTTCAGGTTTAACCGAAAGAAAGAAAAAGCTGACAATTTTCTCGGCAAATATTTCTGATGCTGTCGTTACTAAAAAAGCTGGCAAATTGCTTTATTTTGCTAAAATAGAAAAGGCTTACGACCTGTGGCAAACCGATCTTAGAACCAAAGAAACGAAATTGCTAACAAAATTTAAAGGTGGTCCGGGCAAAATATTTTTAGATAAGGATGAGAAACATCTTCTTGTTTTGAGCAATGGCAAAATCAGCAAAGTTGATTTATCAAACGGCAAGAAAAAACCAGTACAAATTAATGGTGAGATGCTTTTGGATGAAAGTGCCGAACGCCTTTATTTGTTCGATCACATAAGCCGTCAAGTGGAAAAGAAATTTCTTTTTCCAGACATGGAAGGAATTGAATGGGAAAATTATTCGGAAAATTACAGGCAATTTATTCCAAACCTTACAAATAATTACGACTTCAAGGACATTTTATCCGAATTGCTTGGCGAATTGAATGTTTCTCACACAGGTGCCAGATATAGAACCGCAAATTCTAAAGCTGACAAAACTGCTTCGTTTGGCGTTTTTTACAATCAAAATTATGAAGGCCAAGGATTTCAAATTGAACAAATTATGGAAGGGAGCCCTTTGGTGAAGAATAACTCAAAAATTAAAGAAGGTACCATAATTGAAAAAATTGATGGTGTAGAAATTTCTAAGGATATTAATTATTTTACACTTTTGAATAGAAAAGCTGGGAAAACTATGATTCTTTCATTGTTTGATGCAAATGAAAAATCACGTTGGACGGAAAAAATAAAACCCATTTCGCTTGCTCAGGAAGATATGCTTGAATATAAGCGATGGATAAAACGAAACAGAGATATTGTTCATAAATTATCAGATGGAAAAATTGGATATATGCACGTAAAATCAATGTCCGATCAAAGTTTTCGTGAATTTATTGAAGATGTTTTAGGCGAAGAAATCGACAAAAAAGCATTAATAGTTGATACACGATTTAATACTGGCGGTGATTTGGTTGACGATTTAACAACTTTTCTCAGTGGCGAAAAATATATGGAATTTAAATATCCTGGAAAAAATCTTGGATTCGAGTCGAGGAAACGCTGGACTAAACCATCATTAATGCTTGTGGCAGAAGCAAATTATTCCGATGCTCATTGTGTTCCTGTTGCATATAGTGACCTTGGCATTGGCAAAACAGTTGGTATGCCTGTCCCTGGAACTTGTTCTTTTGTTTGGTGGGAACGATTGCAAAACGGGATAGTTTTCGGAATTCCAAACATGGCAGTTACAAATATCGATGGTGAAATCCTTGAGAATAAACAATTTGTCCCCGATTTTGTTGTAAAAAATGAATTTGAAAAAATCACAAAAGGTATCGACCAACAAATTCTAAAAGCAGTTGAAGAACTTTTGAAAGAAATTGAGTAA
- a CDS encoding transposase has protein sequence MLHIKDSQKLFEFTSYFNNSTQAISNLINIFSVFSSKSITRDIFGFKTKGYSYTNLLQMLILMPFLGAKNIHKVFSSHYQVFYKGKKDCLYDTLRDSNINWRRLLVNFAKRFIKKVNENSISECLTYFIVDDSDMEKSTPFFECLSRVFNHVSHTHVFAYKVLTLGYSDGKSFIPLDFSLHNEKGKKKNYGLTSKQRKEQYKKDRNPASHGAKRKREMRTKKGKSLIKMIKRSVNHGIIAKYLLTDSWFICENMISEIRNIKNGAIHILSMCKMDKRKYSYADGEFNAKDLLKRKKQNRKNIIRSKKHKVYYIELQVEYKGFKLKLFFTRLTKRSKWRLLVTTNTALTFTQAYEMYVNRWAIEVFFKECKQLLGLGKNQSRDFDTQIAATTICFIQYTILALYKRIEKYETIGGIFETCKDSITEQIFADRIKALILELIEILVHILDLSIELEKIISTIIEKMKLTTKSGSFFLPITT, from the coding sequence ATGCTACACATCAAAGATAGTCAAAAATTATTTGAGTTTACAAGTTATTTTAACAATTCTACACAGGCAATCTCAAACCTGATTAACATTTTTTCTGTATTCTCCTCCAAATCTATTACAAGAGATATTTTTGGTTTTAAAACAAAAGGATATTCTTATACAAATCTGTTGCAAATGCTTATTTTGATGCCTTTTCTCGGAGCAAAAAATATCCATAAGGTTTTCAGTTCTCATTATCAGGTATTTTATAAAGGAAAGAAGGACTGTCTGTACGACACATTACGTGATTCAAATATTAATTGGAGACGATTGTTAGTGAATTTTGCGAAACGTTTTATCAAAAAGGTAAATGAAAACAGCATATCAGAATGCCTCACATATTTTATTGTAGATGATTCTGACATGGAAAAAAGCACACCGTTTTTTGAATGTCTAAGTAGAGTTTTTAACCATGTAAGCCACACGCATGTATTTGCATACAAAGTGCTTACACTTGGCTATAGTGATGGTAAAAGTTTTATACCACTTGATTTTTCTCTGCACAACGAAAAAGGCAAAAAGAAAAACTATGGTTTAACAAGCAAACAGCGAAAAGAACAATACAAGAAAGACCGAAATCCGGCAAGTCATGGAGCAAAGCGAAAAAGAGAGATGCGTACAAAAAAGGGTAAGAGTCTGATTAAGATGATAAAACGTTCAGTAAACCATGGTATTATAGCTAAATATCTTTTAACCGATTCATGGTTTATATGTGAGAATATGATAAGTGAGATTAGAAATATAAAGAACGGAGCAATACATATTCTTTCAATGTGCAAGATGGATAAACGAAAATATTCATATGCAGATGGAGAATTCAATGCAAAAGACCTGTTGAAGCGAAAAAAGCAAAATAGAAAAAATATCATACGTTCGAAAAAACATAAAGTGTATTATATTGAACTTCAAGTAGAATACAAGGGATTTAAACTTAAACTATTTTTCACAAGGCTTACAAAACGGTCAAAATGGAGACTACTGGTTACAACAAATACGGCACTAACATTTACGCAAGCTTATGAAATGTATGTTAACAGGTGGGCTATTGAAGTGTTTTTCAAAGAATGCAAACAGCTTTTAGGGCTGGGCAAAAATCAGAGTAGAGACTTTGATACACAAATTGCTGCAACCACAATATGCTTTATCCAATACACAATACTTGCTCTTTACAAAAGAATTGAAAAATACGAGACTATTGGAGGTATCTTTGAAACTTGCAAAGACTCAATTACTGAACAGATATTTGCAGACCGGATAAAAGCTTTAATATTGGAGCTTATAGAAATATTGGTTCACATATTAGACCTATCAATAGAATTAGAAAAAATAATTTCAACAATTATCGAAAAAATGAAATTGACAACAAAATCAGGCTCATTTTTTCTACCCATAACAACATAG